A portion of the Granulosicoccus antarcticus IMCC3135 genome contains these proteins:
- a CDS encoding ATP-binding protein has product MSRLVALFKARPRLPARFHITVGLVSVMTTMVLVANFAGFVPDRNSAVLEGQLALAESVASSTSLLLRRGGLPDIKDHLEFVLDRQAALTSIVLEREQNSSTVTLGVPINEAVNAFQFPLMRGNRPWGELTFQFDEQRTQSLIDRWRESPFGLLSFISLLCFPAIYFYLGKMLKELNPSSAVPGRVRSALDTIAEALIVIDRQGNIVLANSAFASLNGQSADKLLGVQANRLGWQILGDDKTLFPWQQALDLGLPTRNTMTGFVDSDGQVRKFLVNCSPVTGAEGRVGGVLISMDDVTLLEEKEMLLRQSMHEAEEANLAKSEFLSNMSHEIRTPMTAILGFTEVLKRGMSLSKDEQQKHLKTISDSGQHLLELINDVLDLSKVESGAMEVESIPANVCQVAHDVIKVLQVKAAEKQVELKLELLTELPETVISDPARLRQIMTNLVGNAIKFTEQGSVSIAISCTPVDNSMTVVITDTGIGMTPEQQASIFEAFTQADSSINRRFGGTGLGLSISRNFAEALGGGIAVSSVPGQGSTFTLTMPTGDLAGVPLYGSDELLSMIDSIDTQMGESHWVFPAASVLVVDDAVENRDLLSLVLKDLGLQVTLAVNGREAVDLLDTQEFEAILMDIQMPVMDGYQAVAALRAKGVTVPVVALTANAMKGYEEKIKQAGFSHYQTKPIDLDKLTRLLGKLLKGVEHAGPSEPGPTEDAETPIVQEQSSTAAPATVSECQYLFSSLVNSNPKMKPIVERFLGKLKTQLQAMRDAHQAQRWQELADLAHWLKGSGGTVGFDQLYEPAKDLEQSAKDHDKELAMELLTQIESLSERLRSDPSDDSNRQVCADELKRIELEKEKASHEGQVTQTPDHLSSESLAVDTPVISLLLDQNPRFHSIVERFVTKLEEQNSLLVSACEQADWNQVAELAHWLKGSGGSVGFDGFTALAAELEQDAKAGSAEKVRSSIDAIQIYSDRVLQGWNDPTSQRKSA; this is encoded by the coding sequence ATGTCGCGATTAGTGGCGCTGTTCAAGGCACGGCCCAGGCTGCCCGCGCGATTTCATATAACCGTTGGTCTGGTATCGGTTATGACAACCATGGTGCTGGTGGCGAATTTTGCAGGCTTCGTACCCGATCGAAATTCGGCGGTACTAGAAGGTCAGTTAGCCTTGGCAGAGTCAGTCGCCTCTTCGACCTCGCTTTTGTTGAGGCGGGGCGGTTTGCCAGACATAAAAGACCATCTGGAATTTGTACTTGATCGTCAAGCTGCCTTGACATCCATTGTTCTCGAACGCGAGCAGAACTCATCGACAGTGACGCTGGGTGTGCCTATTAATGAAGCTGTGAATGCATTCCAGTTTCCTCTGATGCGAGGTAACAGGCCTTGGGGTGAACTGACGTTTCAGTTTGACGAACAAAGGACACAGAGCTTGATAGATCGCTGGCGCGAGTCGCCTTTTGGTTTGTTGAGCTTTATTTCTCTGTTGTGCTTTCCAGCTATCTACTTTTATCTGGGCAAAATGCTCAAAGAACTCAACCCGTCATCGGCCGTTCCGGGGCGAGTGCGCAGCGCGTTGGATACGATTGCTGAGGCGTTGATCGTCATTGATAGACAAGGCAATATTGTATTGGCCAACTCGGCCTTTGCAAGCTTGAATGGTCAAAGTGCCGATAAGTTGCTGGGTGTTCAGGCGAACAGACTTGGCTGGCAGATACTCGGTGATGACAAAACCTTGTTTCCCTGGCAGCAGGCGCTCGATCTGGGATTGCCTACGCGTAATACCATGACAGGGTTTGTCGACAGTGACGGGCAGGTCAGAAAATTTCTGGTCAACTGCTCACCGGTAACCGGGGCTGAGGGACGGGTTGGTGGTGTCTTGATCAGTATGGATGATGTCACCTTGCTGGAAGAAAAAGAGATGCTGTTGCGCCAATCCATGCACGAGGCCGAAGAGGCAAATCTGGCCAAAAGCGAGTTTCTGTCAAACATGAGCCATGAAATCAGGACTCCAATGACAGCTATTCTGGGTTTTACAGAAGTGCTCAAACGCGGCATGAGTCTGAGCAAAGACGAACAGCAAAAACATCTGAAGACAATCTCTGACAGTGGTCAACATCTGCTGGAGTTGATCAATGATGTTCTGGATCTGTCCAAGGTGGAAAGTGGTGCCATGGAGGTTGAAAGCATACCGGCAAATGTTTGCCAGGTTGCTCATGATGTCATCAAGGTGTTGCAGGTCAAAGCTGCTGAAAAGCAGGTAGAGCTCAAGCTTGAGTTACTGACTGAGTTGCCTGAGACGGTCATATCGGATCCGGCGCGCCTGAGGCAGATCATGACCAATCTGGTGGGCAATGCGATCAAATTCACCGAGCAGGGTAGTGTAAGCATCGCGATATCCTGTACCCCCGTGGACAACAGTATGACGGTGGTTATCACGGACACCGGAATTGGCATGACACCTGAGCAGCAGGCTTCGATATTCGAGGCTTTTACGCAGGCTGATTCTTCAATCAATCGACGTTTTGGTGGTACTGGGCTTGGCTTGTCGATCAGCAGAAATTTTGCCGAAGCTCTGGGCGGAGGTATTGCTGTTAGTAGCGTGCCAGGGCAAGGCTCCACCTTTACATTAACAATGCCCACGGGTGATCTTGCGGGCGTGCCTCTATATGGCTCTGACGAATTGCTGAGCATGATCGATTCGATCGATACTCAAATGGGTGAGTCGCATTGGGTGTTTCCGGCAGCATCGGTTCTGGTGGTAGATGATGCGGTGGAAAATCGTGACTTGTTGTCGCTGGTACTCAAGGATCTGGGGTTGCAGGTGACACTTGCTGTGAACGGTCGCGAGGCGGTAGATCTGCTGGATACGCAAGAGTTCGAAGCTATTCTGATGGATATTCAGATGCCTGTGATGGATGGCTATCAAGCGGTTGCAGCTCTACGGGCCAAAGGCGTGACCGTGCCGGTGGTGGCTTTGACAGCGAATGCCATGAAAGGGTATGAAGAGAAGATCAAACAAGCCGGATTTTCACACTATCAAACCAAGCCGATCGATCTGGATAAGCTCACCAGATTGCTGGGAAAGCTACTCAAAGGTGTCGAGCATGCAGGCCCGTCAGAGCCAGGTCCGACAGAGGATGCTGAGACGCCCATAGTACAGGAGCAATCGAGCACCGCAGCACCGGCAACCGTGAGTGAATGCCAATATTTGTTCAGTTCTCTGGTGAATTCAAACCCCAAGATGAAGCCCATTGTTGAGCGATTTCTGGGCAAGCTGAAAACGCAGCTCCAGGCCATGCGAGATGCTCATCAGGCGCAACGATGGCAGGAGCTGGCAGATCTGGCGCACTGGCTAAAGGGCTCTGGAGGTACGGTAGGGTTTGATCAGTTGTATGAACCTGCCAAGGATCTGGAACAATCGGCCAAGGATCATGACAAGGAGCTGGCCATGGAGCTGCTCACACAGATTGAATCCTTGTCAGAACGGCTGCGATCCGATCCATCTGATGATTCAAACAGGCAAGTGTGCGCAGATGAACTAAAAAGGATCGAATTGGAGAAAGAGAAGGCTTCCCATGAGGGGCAGGTCACACAAACACCGGATCATTTAAGTAGTGAGTCGCTTGCAGTCGATACCCCTGTTATCAGTTTATTGTTAGACCAAAACCCCAGGTTCCATTCCATTGTCGAACGCTTCGTTACAAAGCTTGAAGAACAAAATAGCCTACTCGTGTCTGCTTGTGAACAAGCAGACTGGAATCAGGTGGCAGAGCTTGCCCATTGGCTCAAAGGATCGGGGGGCAGCGTCGGCTTCGATGGTTTTACAGCACTGGCGGCCGAGCTGGAGCAGGACGCAAAGGCAGGCTCGGCTGAAAAAGTACGCAGTAGTATTGACGCCATCCAGATTTACTCTGACCGAGTTTTGCAGGGTTGGAACGATCCCACTTCGCAGAGGAAGTCGGCATGA